One genomic window of Phalacrocorax aristotelis chromosome 23, bGulAri2.1, whole genome shotgun sequence includes the following:
- the LOC142067893 gene encoding keratin, type I cytoskeletal 19-like, translating to MSCNIKETITVSSKGRSSGGSCIIGGGGGARISSYGIGSGRGFSGRSYCGGVNYGGGLSVGSLAGGSYGGGNCYGNGLGFGLGGGVVVGGIGGDCLLSSCDEKVTMQNLNDRLASYLDKVKCLEKENAELECRIREWYATQGLSCEPRDYSCYYKEIEDLQNQIVCATIDNNKIILDIDNSRMAADDFRVKYETELALRQSVEADINGLRQVLDQLTLCRSDLEAQLESLREELCCLKKNHEEEMNCLRKQSTGDVSVEVNACPGPDLRQILEDLRCQYETLIARNRKEVEDWYECKIEEVNREVITSGQEVETCNNQVTELRRQLQALEIDLQAQLSQRNNLESSLAETECQYNTLLGELQNQITCVEQQLAEIRAEIECQNQEYKTLLDVKCRLEQEIQTYRCLLEGGQQDLIHGGGIGVGTGVGGGVIRTSHTYTTTSSSHCQPQVPPCKTGDIQVTCRRICD from the exons ATGAGTTGCAACATTAAGGAGACTATTACTGTGTCTAGCAAAGGCAGGAGCAGTGGTGGCAGCTGTATcattggtggtggtggtggagcaCGGATTTCTTCCTACGGGATAGGCAGTGGCAGAGGTTTTTCTGGAAGGAGTTACTGCGGTGGAGTGAATTATGGCGGGGGACTGAGTGTTGGTAGCTTGGCTGGTGGGAGCTATGGAGGTGGCAACTGCTATGGCAACGGCCTTGGCTTTGGCCTCGGAGGCGGTGTGGTTGTTGGTGGTATTGGTGGCGACTGTTTGCTTTCATCCTGCGATGAGAAGGTCACCATGCAAAATCTCAACGACCGCCTGGCTTCCTATCTGGACAAGGTGAAGtgtttggagaaggaaaatgcCGAACTGGAATGCAGAATCAGAGAGTGGTACGCTACACAGGGCCTCTCCTGTGAGCCCCGGGACTACAGCTGCTATTACAAAGAAATCGAAGACCTTCAAAATCAG ATTGTCTGCGCAACCATCGATAACAACAAGATCATTCTGGACATCGATAACAGCAGGATGGCTGCTGATGACTTCCGCGTGAA GTACGAGACGGAGCTGGCACTGCGCCAGAGCGTGGAGGCTGACATTAATGGCTTACGCCAAGTCCTGGATCAGCTGACTCTCTGCAGGTCTGacctggaggcacagctggAGTCGCTGCGGGAGGAGCTCTGCTGCCTGAAGAAGAACCACGAGGAG GAAATGAACTGCCTGAGAAAACAATCAACTGGAGACGTGAGTGTGGAGGTCAATGCCTGCCCTGGACCAGATCTCAGGCAAATCTTGGAGGATTTGAGGTGCCAGTACGAAACACTGATAGCGCGCAACCGCAAGGAAGTCGAGGATTGGTATGAGTGCAAG ATTGAGGAGGTGAATCGGGAGGTTATCACAAGCGGTCAGGAGGTAGAGACGTGCAACAACCAGGTTACCGAACTGAGACGCCAATTGCAAGCCCTGGAAATCGACCTGCAGGCCCAGCTCAGCCAG agaaataatttgGAATCATCTCTGGCTGAGACTGAGTGCCAGTACAACACCCTCCTCGGTGAGCTACAGAACCAGATCACGTGCGTGGAGCAGCAATTGGCTGAAATAAGAGCGGAAATTGAGTGCCAGAACCAAGAATACAAGACCTTATTGGACGTCAAGTGCCGTTTGGAGCAGGAGATTCAGACCTACCGGTGCTTGTTGGAAGGAGGACAGCAGGACCTTAT TCATGGAGGAGGAATCGGAGTAGGAACTGGTGTAGGAGGAGGAGTCATTAGGACAAGTCACACCTATACTACAACTTCATCTTCCCATTGCCAGCCCCAGGTCCCACCCTGCAAGACTGGAGATATACAAG TGACCTGCAGGAGAATTTGTGATTGA